A window from Bacteroidota bacterium encodes these proteins:
- a CDS encoding D-sedoheptulose 7-phosphate isomerase, whose protein sequence is MDNITLIKSRIQASIDVKVRLLENENTIKIIQDVAHELVRVFQGGGKALFCGNGGSAADAQHISAELSGRFYKDREPLNAEALHVNASYLTAVANDYSFDEVYSRMVKAAAKQGDILIGISTSGNSPNILKALETANAKGLVTVGLTGETGGKMNGLCKYLIKVPSNDTPRIQESHILIGHILCEIIENELFQ, encoded by the coding sequence ATGGACAATATAACACTTATTAAAAGCAGAATTCAAGCCTCAATTGATGTAAAAGTAAGGCTGCTTGAAAATGAAAACACGATTAAAATAATACAGGACGTTGCCCATGAGCTGGTTAGGGTTTTTCAAGGTGGTGGGAAAGCACTTTTTTGTGGAAATGGTGGTTCTGCTGCCGATGCCCAGCATATTTCAGCTGAATTATCCGGAAGGTTTTACAAAGACCGTGAGCCTTTAAATGCTGAAGCTCTTCATGTAAATGCTTCCTATCTAACTGCTGTTGCAAATGATTATTCCTTTGATGAAGTATATTCAAGAATGGTGAAAGCTGCAGCAAAGCAAGGGGATATTTTAATTGGAATTTCAACATCCGGAAATTCACCTAATATACTAAAGGCCCTTGAAACTGCCAACGCAAAAGGATTGGTTACTGTTGGGTTAACGGGAGAAACAGGAGGTAAAATGAATGGACTATGTAAATATCTCATTAAAGTTCCATCAAATGATACTCCTAGAATTCAGGAATCGCATATACTTATTGGCCACATTCTTTGTGAAATAATTGAAAATGAGTTGTTTCAATAA
- a CDS encoding NTP transferase domain-containing protein, translating into MIKEAIILAGGLGTRLQSVVSDVPKPMAPVNGKPFLEYLVRYLLKFGIQKIIFSVGYKSEAIVEYFGTYFENITIVYAKEEEPLGTGGGLKKAIEKCTTENVLILNGDTFLELDLNEFYNFHQLENADISLCLRNMINTSRYGTVKINDQKRVIAFQEKTGENTQGLINGGVYIFRRKKFNAFDLPEKFSLEKDFFEPNLKNLTIIGYTGSGYFIDIGIPEDYQKAQIDFKGFE; encoded by the coding sequence ATGATTAAAGAAGCCATAATTTTAGCAGGAGGGCTGGGTACAAGACTTCAATCGGTTGTGAGTGATGTTCCAAAACCGATGGCGCCTGTTAATGGAAAACCATTTCTGGAATACCTTGTAAGGTATTTATTGAAATTCGGCATTCAAAAAATTATTTTTTCTGTAGGATATAAATCTGAAGCTATAGTTGAATATTTTGGAACCTACTTTGAAAATATAACAATAGTATATGCTAAGGAGGAAGAACCATTAGGAACAGGGGGGGGGCTGAAAAAGGCTATAGAAAAATGCACCACAGAAAATGTGTTGATTTTAAATGGAGATACTTTCCTGGAACTTGATTTAAATGAATTTTACAACTTCCACCAATTGGAAAATGCTGATATCAGCTTATGTTTAAGAAACATGATTAACACTTCAAGGTACGGTACTGTTAAAATTAATGATCAAAAAAGGGTTATAGCATTCCAGGAAAAAACAGGGGAAAACACCCAAGGTCTGATTAACGGGGGAGTATATATTTTTCGCAGAAAAAAATTCAATGCATTTGATTTGCCAGAAAAATTTTCATTGGAAAAAGATTTTTTTGAACCAAATTTAAAGAATCTTACAATAATAGGATATACAGGAAGTGGCTATTTTATTGACATTGGAATTCCTGAAGATTACCAAAAAGCGCAAATTGATTTTAAAGGATTTGAATAA
- the rimO gene encoding 30S ribosomal protein S12 methylthiotransferase RimO codes for MKTKTLKKNKVNVVTLGCSKNIFDSEVLMGQLKANNIEVEHESTKDDAGIVIINTCGFIDNAKQESIDTILRYAQAKDAGLVNKVYVTGCLSERYRTELEKEIPQVDAFFGTRELPRLLKTLKADYKHELVGERLITTPLHYAYFKIAEGCDRPCSFCAIPLMRGKHISTPVEQLVSSAQKLAANGTKELILIAQDLTYYGLDLYKKRNLAELLDKLADVQGIEWIRLHYAFPAGFPMDVMDVMKNRKNVCNYLDMPLQHISDNMLKSMRRGTTKQKTIDIVDAIRNKVPDIALRTTLIAGYPGETEKDFEEMLHWVEQSRFDRLGIFTYSHEENTHAFKLNDDVPQEVKQQRAEAVMEVQQNISLELNKAKIGKTFKVLIDRKEGEYFVGRTEFDSPEVDNEVLVSVKEDEYLRIGDFANIKITSAEDYDLFGHSI; via the coding sequence ATGAAGACTAAAACACTTAAAAAAAATAAAGTAAACGTTGTTACCCTGGGTTGTTCCAAAAATATATTTGATTCAGAAGTTTTGATGGGACAATTAAAGGCAAACAATATTGAAGTAGAACATGAGTCCACAAAGGATGATGCTGGAATAGTCATAATTAATACCTGCGGATTCATTGACAATGCAAAGCAAGAATCAATTGATACAATTCTTCGCTACGCCCAGGCAAAAGATGCAGGACTGGTTAATAAAGTATATGTTACAGGATGTTTATCCGAGAGATATAGAACTGAACTGGAAAAAGAAATTCCACAGGTGGATGCTTTTTTTGGAACAAGGGAATTGCCCCGGCTTTTAAAAACCCTCAAAGCAGATTATAAACATGAATTGGTAGGGGAGAGGTTAATTACAACTCCCTTGCATTATGCTTATTTTAAAATTGCAGAAGGATGTGACCGTCCTTGTTCTTTTTGTGCTATTCCCTTAATGAGAGGAAAGCATATTTCTACTCCTGTTGAACAATTGGTATCAAGTGCACAAAAATTAGCTGCTAATGGTACTAAAGAGCTTATTTTGATAGCTCAGGACCTTACATATTACGGTTTGGATTTATATAAAAAACGAAATCTGGCTGAACTGCTGGATAAATTAGCGGATGTACAGGGTATTGAATGGATCAGGTTGCATTATGCATTTCCTGCAGGCTTCCCTATGGATGTTATGGATGTGATGAAAAACAGAAAAAATGTTTGTAATTACCTTGACATGCCCTTGCAGCATATTTCTGATAATATGCTTAAATCCATGCGAAGAGGTACAACAAAACAAAAAACCATTGATATAGTAGATGCAATAAGAAATAAAGTTCCCGATATAGCACTGCGTACTACACTTATTGCGGGTTATCCGGGTGAAACAGAAAAAGATTTCGAAGAAATGTTGCATTGGGTTGAACAATCAAGGTTTGACAGGTTGGGTATTTTTACTTATTCTCATGAAGAAAATACCCATGCCTTTAAATTAAATGATGATGTTCCTCAGGAAGTTAAACAACAAAGGGCAGAGGCAGTTATGGAGGTGCAGCAAAATATTTCTTTGGAACTTAACAAGGCTAAAATTGGAAAAACTTTTAAGGTTTTAATTGACCGCAAAGAAGGTGAATATTTTGTTGGTAGAACTGAATTTGATTCCCCGGAGGTTGACAATGAAGTTCTTGTTTCAGTAAAAGAAGATGAATATTTAAGAATTGGTGATTTTGCCAACATCAAAATTACATCGGCTGAAGATTATGATCTTTTTGGTCACTCAATTTAA
- a CDS encoding dehydrogenase has protein sequence MIIRSKAPLRIGLAGGGTDVSPYCDLFGGAILNATVSLYAYATIEPLDTGEIIFNVADRNEFEKLDSAMELTLNGNLDLLKCVYNRVVKDFTKKPLSFKLSTFVDAPAGSGLGTSSTLVVAILGAFAEWLKLPLGEYDIAHLAYEIERVDCKMAGGRQDQYAATFGGVNFMEFSKDDKVIVNPLRIKEQYLSELEHNLVLFYTQTSRFSSKIIEQQSKNVNDKNQSSINAMHNLREQSVRMKEALLRGQIHQIGEILDFGWKHKKQMAGGITNPLIDEIYQSAIQAGATGGKISGAGGGGFMIFYCPGTTRYNVIKVIEKFGGSVKRYTFTKEGLSTWTI, from the coding sequence ATGATTATTAGAAGTAAAGCTCCTTTAAGAATTGGTTTAGCAGGTGGTGGAACTGATGTTAGCCCTTACTGTGATTTATTTGGAGGCGCAATCCTCAATGCCACAGTTAGTTTATATGCTTATGCCACAATTGAACCTTTAGATACAGGTGAAATCATATTTAATGTAGCCGACAGAAATGAATTTGAAAAACTCGATTCTGCTATGGAATTGACTTTAAATGGGAACCTTGATCTTTTAAAATGCGTGTATAACCGCGTTGTTAAGGATTTTACCAAAAAACCCTTGTCTTTTAAACTCAGTACTTTTGTTGATGCCCCTGCTGGTTCTGGCCTTGGTACTTCATCTACTTTGGTCGTAGCAATTTTAGGCGCTTTTGCAGAATGGCTTAAATTACCCCTGGGGGAATATGATATTGCTCATTTGGCTTATGAAATTGAACGAGTTGATTGTAAAATGGCAGGCGGAAGACAAGATCAATATGCTGCGACATTTGGAGGCGTCAATTTTATGGAGTTTTCTAAAGATGATAAAGTTATTGTAAACCCGCTTCGAATCAAAGAACAATATTTAAGTGAACTGGAGCATAACCTGGTTTTATTTTATACTCAAACCAGCCGTTTTTCAAGCAAAATTATTGAACAGCAGTCAAAGAATGTAAACGATAAAAACCAAAGTTCAATCAATGCAATGCATAATTTACGAGAGCAGTCTGTAAGGATGAAAGAGGCTCTTTTACGCGGGCAGATACATCAAATAGGAGAAATCCTGGACTTTGGATGGAAACACAAAAAACAAATGGCTGGAGGAATAACTAATCCACTGATTGATGAAATTTACCAATCAGCAATTCAAGCTGGTGCAACTGGTGGAAAAATTTCAGGTGCAGGTGGTGGTGGTTTTATGATATTTTATTGTCCTGGAACAACCCGATACAACGTAATAAAAGTTATTGAAAAATTTGGTGGCAGTGTTAAACGCTATACATTTACAAAAGAAGGATTATCTACATGGACAATATAA
- the rpmG gene encoding 50S ribosomal protein L33, with product MAKKGNRVQVILECTEHKTTSAPGTSRYITTKNKKNTPERIEIKKYNPILKKMTVHKEIK from the coding sequence ATGGCAAAAAAAGGTAATAGAGTTCAGGTAATTTTAGAATGTACCGAACATAAAACAACTAGTGCTCCGGGAACTTCCAGGTATATAACCACTAAAAACAAAAAGAACACACCTGAGAGAATTGAGATTAAAAAATACAATCCAATTCTTAAGAAAATGACTGTTCATAAAGAAATTAAATAA
- a CDS encoding DUF4295 domain-containing protein, whose product MAKKTVATLKSGKGNQFTKVIKMTKSAETGAYAFKEEIVHNDHIKDFLAK is encoded by the coding sequence ATGGCTAAGAAAACCGTTGCTACATTGAAATCCGGAAAAGGAAATCAATTTACAAAAGTGATTAAAATGACAAAATCCGCTGAAACGGGTGCATATGCTTTCAAAGAAGAAATTGTGCACAACGATCATATTAAGGATTTTCTCGCAAAGTAA
- the ftsY gene encoding signal recognition particle-docking protein FtsY gives MSLFDFFSKEKKDSLESGLAKTKENVFSKLSKAVVGKSKVDDEVLDKLEEVLISSDVGVNTTLKIIKRIEARVAKDKYVSISELNTILKEEVSALLEENNAQSLTEFVLPKTGSPYVIMVVGVNGVGKTTTIGKLAYQFKKSGKSVILGAADTFRAAAVDQLTIWSERTGVPIISQGMGADPASVAFDTLSSAVSKNADVAIIDTAGRLHNKINLMNELSKIKKVMQKVIPGAPHEILLVLDASTGQNAIEQCRQFMATTEVNALALTKLDGTAKGGVVIGISDEFKIPVKYIGVGEKMEDLQVFNKTEFVDSLFSAK, from the coding sequence ATGAGTTTATTTGATTTTTTCTCTAAAGAAAAGAAGGATAGTCTGGAAAGCGGACTGGCCAAAACAAAGGAGAATGTTTTTTCAAAACTTTCAAAAGCTGTTGTAGGAAAATCTAAAGTTGATGATGAAGTTTTAGATAAACTTGAAGAAGTCCTTATTTCTTCTGATGTAGGTGTAAATACCACATTAAAAATAATTAAAAGAATAGAAGCCCGTGTTGCCAAGGATAAATATGTAAGTATTTCTGAATTAAATACTATTCTAAAAGAAGAAGTTTCAGCATTGCTGGAGGAAAACAACGCACAAAGTTTAACTGAATTTGTTCTTCCAAAAACCGGTTCTCCTTATGTTATTATGGTGGTTGGTGTAAATGGTGTTGGAAAAACAACTACAATTGGAAAACTTGCCTATCAGTTTAAAAAATCCGGTAAAAGCGTTATTCTTGGTGCTGCTGATACTTTCCGCGCTGCTGCAGTTGATCAATTAACAATTTGGTCTGAAAGAACAGGTGTTCCAATTATTTCGCAAGGAATGGGTGCCGATCCTGCATCGGTTGCTTTTGATACTTTAAGTTCTGCTGTTTCCAAAAACGCGGATGTTGCAATTATTGATACTGCCGGACGACTACACAATAAAATAAACCTGATGAATGAACTTTCTAAAATCAAGAAAGTTATGCAAAAAGTAATTCCTGGTGCTCCACATGAAATTCTATTAGTATTGGATGCCTCTACAGGACAAAACGCCATTGAGCAATGCAGGCAGTTTATGGCAACTACCGAAGTTAATGCCCTGGCCCTTACAAAACTAGACGGTACTGCTAAAGGTGGGGTGGTAATTGGCATATCAGATGAATTCAAAATTCCCGTTAAATATATTGGAGTAGGTGAGAAAATGGAAGATCTACAGGTTTTCAATAAAACTGAATTTGTTGATTCGCTATTCTCTGCTAAATAA